The stretch of DNA GATTCCGCGCCTACCAATTCATCCGTCTCCGCCAGACTTGCTTTGCCGCCATTGCGGAGAACTTCATTCACGATCCAGCCTTCGAGCGGATTGCCGGACACACCGGAGAACGCATCCGAGCCGCCGCATTGCAGCGAGAGGTTCAGATGCTTGATGGATTGCGGCGTGCGCTCCTGTTTATCCGCCTCCGGAACCCACGCCTTCACCAACTCCGTGCAGCGGCGCAATTCATACTCGATGCTCCCTTGCAAGGTGTGAAAGCGATGCGCCACCGCATCGATCGGATACTTGTGTTCGTGTAACCACGCTTCGAGCACGCGATTATTCACTGGCTCCGTCCCGTAATCCACCGCCAGCACCGCAACCACATTGCAATGGGTCATAAACCCGCCCAATGTGCGCAAAATGAGTTCGTAATTGTTCGGCCGATGTTCACCGCCACCTTCCGTGTGCGCGATGGCCACGATGCCATCGAGGTTTTTACAACCAGACAACGAAGGCTTCACCCGCTCTTCCAAGGCCCTTACAAAGCTGGCAGTACGTGAACTGGTGCCGAGCAGGATGATGTAATTGCGCGTGCCCGCCCCGCGATTTCCACCACGGCCAAAGCCCATGAATGTGCGCGGATTCGCCACCAATGAGATCTGCTTACCGGGACGAAACTTCGCGCGATCCAGTGTGTAAGGCTCAAAGTAATCGCGGAAGTTCGGCACGCTAGGCAGAGGAAAATCAAGGCGACGCGATTGCAGTGCCGTCAGCATCATCTCGTTGCACAGATAATCACCAGGCTGCAATGCTTGCGTGGCAAAACCGAAGGTCAATCCCCATGAAAGTAACTTCTCGCCACTGGCGATGGGCTTGATGGCAAAGCGATGCCCCTCAAGCACCGTCTGACGAATGGTGATGAGACTTTCGTGAAAGTCGATGACAGTGCCGGCATCCAGCCGTTGGGAAGCAATGGCGACGTTATCGCCTGCAGCCGGAAGGCGACCGGCGAGATGAAATGGCAAAGCGTTTTGCATCTGCATACCTGCCACAATTGCATAGGCAGGGTCACGGAATCTCACCGCAAACCGGTATATTGTCGAGTGTCGAACAGACGTTTATCGGCTCGTCATCTGCTTCTGCCCGATGCAATACAGCTTGCCGTTCGTGCGGACGAAGATGCTGTTCCCTGCGATAGCGATCGTAGAGCGCGTCGTGTCATCCGTCGGATCGCCCAAAGCCGCCGTGTGCAGAACCTCGCCCGTAGCGGTGCTTAATACCGTCACCTCGGCCTTAAAGTTCATGGTGTAAACTTTTCCATCTGCCACAGAGGGTGAGGCTTCATACTTCGCCTTGCCCGGCAGAGGGGTAGTCCACTTGATCTTGCCTGTGGCTGGTTCCACGCGGGAGAGTGTTTTATTACCATCACTCACTACAAAGAAATCGCCTTCCGCGAAAGCGGGTGTCGGCACATCTGAGCTGATAGGGCCAGCACGCTCACTACGCCAAGCGACAGAAGCATCCGGCAATTTGCCTTTACCCCCGAGCTTCACGGCGAAGACGGGTTCTTTCTTTGGCGCGCAAGCGAGCGCCACGCCTCCACCTGCCACGGGAGTCGGCACCAAACGCCAGTGCGTGATCTTTGCCTCATTCCATGTGCCCCAGCTCCAGAGAATCTCGCCATTCTTAGGATCGTGTCCGCTGATGTAATCGCCTCCTGCGATGAGCAATTGCTTCTGCCCCTTGTATTCATACGGCACCGGTGTGGAGAAGGCTTCTTTCGATTCCGACACCGCTTGATCTGGCCGCACCTTGCGCCATTTCTCCTTACCCGTCGTCGGTTCGAGGGCGAGGAGATAAGATTCATTCGGTCCATCAGTGCGACCACGACCATTCACCGGCACATCACGTTGCAAGACCTGCAAGAAGAGCGTGTTCTCATACAAGACCGGGCTGGTGGAGAAGGTCCAGAGGAAGGCGAACTGGCCGTAATCTTTCTGGATATTGCGCTGCCAAAGTTTTTTACCATCGAGATCGAACGCCACCAGATCGCCGTTGCCGTAGAAGAAGACCACGATCTTTCCATTTGTAACCGGCGAAGGAGATGCCTGATTGGAGCGATTATCTTGTTGGATGCCGATACCGACCTGCTCTTTCCAAAGTTCCTTGCCGGTTTTGTGATCGAGGCAAATGGCCATCAACCCTTTCGTGCGGGAATCCAAAGAGGACACGAAAACCTTATCCTCCCAAACGATAGGCGAAGACGCGCTCGGCCCCGGCATGGTCACGGACCAAGCAACGTTATTCGTCGCAGAGAAATCAACGGGCAAGTTCTTGGCTGGAGAAGATCCATCATAATTCGGCCCACGCCAGTTTGGCCAGTTCGCAGCGTGCAGAGAAGACGTCAGCGTGAAGGCAAAGAATGCCGTACAGGCAAGGGCGAGAATCCGCTGGGATGCTTTGGTGCGTATCATGGGCGCAACAGTATTTGGTGATATCGGACGAAACGTAGCGCAACTCCATTCAGGGGGAGAAGCGGAAAATGCACATCTAACAAGCTGTAGCCAGTTCCGCCTCGCCATGTCCGGATGCGCTGTTATCTTGCACTGAATAACCTGATGAGGAGAAAACGCACCATTTTTTTTGCTGCGCGGTGGTTGTGACCTGCGCCCTCCTCTATCATTTCACCCGCCCGCCAGACCCGGTTTATGAAGGCAAGAAACTGAGTGCATGGCTGGAAGACCTTGATCCGCCAACTATCGGAAATGGTAACATACAATTCTCCGGTTTATGGAGCGATGATAATCCCAAGCATGATCGAGCGGTGATCGCCATACAACAGATCGGGACGAATGCCTTGCCGCTTCTGAAAGCGGGGATATCTGAAAGACATGGAAGATGGCGGGATCACCTCACTGATTCCCTGATGCGGATCACCTCTTCCAAATATAGTTTCACGGACTCCTGGCAGCTAGATCGAAACCGCAAATACACATGTCTTTTTGCCTGCTACATCTTAGGCCCAAAAGCAGCCGGACTCTCACCTGCCATCTTCGAATACACAATGGATACAGGAGGACACACAGTCATTTGGTCTGTTTATGGCCGGCTTGGTTCAAACGCCGTGCCTCATCTCATTTCCATGCTTTCGGTCACCAATGAAGGTCGGCATCATCTTGCTTTAGATTTTCTGGAAGAGATCGGCCCCCAAGCTTCCGCTGCTATACCCGCTGTCCTTCAGATGCTGGATAACCCCTCTGAAACAAACCGTGATGATGTGGCACATGCATTGGTAAGCATCACTGACGAACCTCAGAAAATCATTCCACCCCTGCTCAAACTGCTCAGCGACACCAACCAAGACGTTCATGAAAGCATCGCCCTGGCTATGTATGCGTGGAACACCACCGGGAGAGATGCGGGACCGGCATTGCTGCGACTGGCACAGGATACCAACAACAAAGCCAGAATTCCGGCAACTATTGCTTTGGGAAAAGTCGCTCCCGACATGGCCACAAATATTCTGTACGAGCTAAAACAGATCGCACTTACCAATAAGACTTGGCATAGCGACCGGGCCGGTGAAGCGCTGGCATCCATGGGAATCTTGGCTCAGCCTGTAGTTGATGAGTTACTGGCTCAGGCGATGAGCACGAAGCAGGATGAAGATTGCGGTCTGGCAAAAGCTGTCATCGCAATCGATCCGGTCAAAGGGGGAAAACTGGTTCCTGTTTTGCTCGAGCATCTCAGCAAATATCCTTATGAAAAGAGGATGGCACTGGAGGCCTTGTCTTCATTGGGAAAATCTGCGGAATCTGCTTTGCCCGCTATCAAGCCATTGCTTAGCGACCATATAAGAGAAGTCCGCACCGCGGCCACCAACGCCCTTCACTCTATCACATCCGCGCCTTCAGCACTTTCCATACGCGCAGCGCCTCCGTGACACCCCAAGCCTGCGCATCGCAGCCACGCTGTTGATGCGGCGCATCGCCATCGATCACTTCCGGTATCTGGCCGATGCACCCTTCCATCATCATGCGATCCATGCTGCCGAGATACGCGCGAGCAGCCGCCACCGCATCCGGTGCGTGATTCCACGCCACCGCCACCGCCTCGCAAAAGCCCGGGAATGTCCATGTCCATGCCGTGCCGTTGTGATACGAGGGCTTACGGCGCGTGTCCTCATCACCTTCGTATTTACCCCAATACGGATTCGCCGGATCATTGAGCAACCATCCGCTGCTCGAATGGATGGGCAATGGCAGATCCACATTTAATGGTGCCAACGAACGTAAAGCGCCCGGCACCACGAGCCAACGGCGCACTGCCTCCACACAACGGCGCGCACGCTCGCCTTTCACCACACCGAGGCTGATCGCCAGCACACAATTGCTTCGCAACGCCGTATCGATCGCCGCCTGACGTGCTGACGTGTGTGCGGGCGCGCGCAGACAATCCGCATACCAGCCGAGACGTTCATTCCAAAAAAACTCCTCGAGCGATTTCGTCGCGCGATCTGCGATAACGCCCCACGCTTCATCCGCTTTCGGTGTGCCCAATTTTTCCAGCAACCGCAGCAGGCGTATCCACAATGCCTGAATCTCTATCGGATACCCCTCACGCGGTGTGCCTGCCGGATAGTTCGTATCCATCCATGTGAAATGGCTCGGGCTCCATACAAGCGCCGTCTCCGCATCCACGCGAATACCGTTCGCCGTGCCACGCAGATAACCCGCCGCAATGGAGCGCAACACCTCCAGCACCGTGCGTCCGTGTGCATCCACTGCCGTAGTGTACACTGCCGGCCCCATCACCGCCGCCAAATCCTCGCACACCACACCATACCAGAGCGGTGCATCCGTCGTATCGCGATTCGACGCATCCTCGCCATGGATCGTGTTCGGCAACGTGCCGTCTTTCTCAAAACGTCCGAACACTTTCACGAGCTCCATCACTTCACGTGCGCAACCCGCAGCGATGTAACCACGCGCCGCGATGAGTGAATCGCGACCCCAATCGAGAAACCACGGATAGCCCGCGATCACTGTTTTCCCATTACCGCGTTTCACCAAATAAGCCTGCGCAGCAATGGCCAGTTGTCGCCCAAACGCATCATTAGCCGCCACATCCGCCGAAGCCACCGCTTCTTCGATGTTGCGCTGGCGTTGCTCAATGAATCCGCTGACAGAAATCTCTGTATCCAACTCCGCCGAAGCCAACAGGTTCACTTCAACGCCTGATTTTAACGGCAGATCGAACCAGCCCGGACTGTAACTATCACCCTGTCCAGATTGCCCACGCGAAGCCTCCACCGGATGCGGCAATCCCTGTGACCATTCCGCCCCCGGATGATACGAACCTGTGTCACTCGTCACGCGCAACTGCCGGTCATTCGCCGGTTTGAACACAAAACCGGCAACATCCTTCAATGCAGTGATATTGCTCGCGAAATGATGATCTGCGCCACCATTACGCGTCGTCTCCCAATGGAAATTGCGGTCCTCGATATCGAAGCGCGCCGTCACGCGCACATCGCACTCACGCGGCAGCGGACGTCCCAAAGCCGGTGATGCACTGGACCGCTGCAGACGCAACGCGACCGCATTGCGTCCCTCCAGCATATCCACCACGAGATGCACCTCCACCGCGCGACCATCACCCGCATTGCAGAGGAAGCGCCAGTGAGCAGGCGGACCCGCTTCAAAACTCATCAACGTGCTCGCATCCAATGGTGTGATGAAACCATCCGCGTTCACCCACAGGCGCAGGCGTTTGAGAAATACATGACGATCCACCGGAATCTCCGAGTGCAAACTCGCGCCCAGCACGCAATCATACTTGGACTTCACACGACCGAGGTCCACGCACATACGCGTCATGGAACCACGACCATTTGTGAGCAATACGAGCGGTGCATTGAGACCATCGGCCAACGCTTGTCCACGTTGGAAATTCAGCGGCTGCGCCATCACCGGTCCCTTGTTTACGCATCGAACAGACGCTGTGATCAAATCTGGCTGCGGCCCGAAGCGTTCCAGCTTCAAAACCGCATCGCCCAAAGATTCATTCACACGGAACAGCGCGATGTGATGTCCGTCCAGTTGCACGCTATTCTGAAAACCGATGCGCCGTTGTCCGCCTGCTTCCATCCACGCACGGAATGGATGCTTCTCCTCTACCAGCAACCAATGATGCGGCGGCACGATGACCACACGTTTCGCATCTTTTTCCGTCCAGCCGATCACCGGCGAATACGGCTGCTCCACTGGCGCAGCACGCAACGCAGCGATCAAATTCTTAGAAGCCGCATCTGGCTCCACATGCGCGGCTAATGTCAGAAAACGCACCGGATCAGCTGCAAAGAAGGCGGCTAACTCGGGCCATTCCACCGGCCCGATCTCCTCTTCTTCCAGCACATGCGAGAGCGCAGTATAAGCCAGCGCTGCTTGCGCACGCTTCCGTCGATAGCTCGGCCCGCCCAATCCACGCGGCAACGTTTCCGCTGCCAAGCAATGCACCGCACCCGGTGCCAGTTCAAAACGCCAGCGGCTCTTCTCTAATCCTTCCACTGTCGCCGGTTCTTTTTCAGTCAACTCCATCGGCATGTCACCGAGGAATTTCAGGTCCGCCAACTCGATGCCCTGCGCTTTTTTCTGATCCGTGTTCGCGAGGATCAGCACAGAATCTTTGCCGTCATTGGAATCACGGCGCAACGCATAGACCGGTGCCCCCACCGCCGAAAGCCGCGTGAGTTTCGCGTTATCAAAGAAACACGGATGATCCGCGAGCAATTGGTTCAGCGAACTCAGTTCAGCGATGAGATTCGGCGTGGCGTTCCAATTCATGCCACGGCTGGAGTGCACGTTCACCTTCTCCGCCGCGAGCCATTCCACGCCGCAGGTGAAACCGAATCCGCCACTCACACTCGTCATCGCGCTAAGACGATTGCGATGGCGCGACCACTCTTTGCCTTGCGCAGCGAGACGATTGTTATCATGCGTCTCGCTGTAGTGGATGAGCAGGCCCACGCGCTCGCTTTGCTTAAGGCAATGATCGAGATAGCCGGAGACTTGCGCCGCATCGAAATTCTGGAACAGCTCCGAGTAAGCCCACTGCATGCCGCCGTCATTGAGCAAGTTCGCCGTGTCATCCCAACCACCGCCGAGTCCTTCGAGCAGGAAGACCGTGTCCGGAAATTCCTGATGCACCCGCGCCGTGATGTATTGCCAGACTGGCATCGGGATCTTATAACCGGCATCGCAACGGAATCCATCCACGCCCCGACGGCACCATGTGAGCAACGCTTCCGCGAGATGCTCCCACAGGCCCGGAAAACGCTGGTCGAGTTCCACGAGATCTTCCCACGTCGTCCCCCACGCACCGGGACTCTCGAACTCGCCATCCTTCTTCCGCACGAACCACTCTGGATGATTCTCCTGCAACCACGACCCCCAACCCGTGTGATTCAAAACGATGTCGAGGAACACGCGTCCACCACGCGCATGCACGGCGGAGGTCAGCTCATTGAACTGATCCACACCTGTAGTGTGCTTGTCGAAAACGACCAGCGCGGGATCAATCGCCGTCAAGTCCTCACACGCATACGGACTGCCGTAACGACCGAAGCGCGCATACGTCGTCGGCGTAGGATTCACCGGCAACAAATGCAGAATGCGAGCATTCAACGTCTCGAAGATGTGCGGCGATTCAGCGACGAGATCGCGTAATTTTCCAGAAGGGGGGATGATCGTGTAGCCCTGTGCATCCAACTTCTTCCACTCCGCTTCCTTCGCCTCATCAATCGTCGCCGCCAATGTCTTGCCCGCACCGAACATGCGCGGGAAGGCGCAATAGATCGTGTTCCCACTGCGGCACCAATCCGGCTGCACGCTCAGGCCAAAATCCGCACCGTCCGGCCAATGCTGGTTGCCGTGTTCATCAATGAGATACGCCTTGGACTTGAAGTAACCCACCTCAGTCAGCGGCAGGTCCAGTTCCCACGCATCACCGACACGTTGCATGGGGATATCGCGCCATGAAGCTCCGGCGAGTGGCAGCGGACGAAAATGCGCCGCGACGATCTCCGCGCGCAACTGATGGGCGCGGCCGAGATTCGTGCGCAGACGCGCCCGCCAGTTGCCGCCTGGCGCGGGTGCCTGCAGGCGAAAACGTATCCTGTCACCGACGAAGCGCACGAGGCGCTCGCCCGGAGCTGGCGTCATTTGCGGTCGTTGCATCCGATTATTTCCATCGTCCGGGTGACCGGACATGTGGTCCCCTGTTTCGCCCGTTCAAGCCCCCAAGTCAACCTGCAAGGGCGGCTCCACCTGAAAATGTTACATGGATAAGGCTTTGTGCCAGAAAATGTTTCAACTCCCCCGGCAAAAACCGGTTGTGATTTGCCATTGAGCGCCATCGCTCTCCTGACTAACCTTCCCGCGAAATGTCCGTTCGCGTTCTGAAATCGTTGTGCCTCGCCGCTGCCTTGGCCGTAGGTGGCGTGATTTCTTTTGCAGCGGACACGGCACTTTCTCTTCCGAAAACTGAGGCTGACTGGAAGACCTACTTCCGCGATCTCGCCCGGAACAAAGACGCGAATTCCCTCTTCATCCTCGGCACTTATTACGCTACCGGTCATCCACACCTCAGTCGCGGCAAGGCCGATCCCGCCGAGGCGTTCCGCTATTACCAACGCGCTGCTGAAGCCGGACATGCAGAAGCACAGTATCGACTCGGCTATTGCTATGAGAAGAAGCTCGGTGTCCGCGTGGCCAGTCTCGAGATGGCGCACAAATGGTATCTGAAGGCCGCCGATCAGGAGCTGCCCATGGCGCAGTTGCGCGTCGGCGAGATGTATCTCACAGGTGAAGGCGTCGCCTTCAACGGTCCCCTTGCCTATCAGTATCTCTATAAGGCGGCGGAACGCGGTTTGCCCGATGCCCAGCGTATGGTGGGTGACTGTTACAAAATGGGCTGGGGCGCAGCGCGTGATGATGTTAAATCCCTCATGTGGTATATCATCGCCGCAAAGCAGGATAACGAAAAGGCCATCAACAACCGGGACACCATGGCCCGTTTCCTGAAGAATCACGAAGTCCTCCTCGCCGAAAAAGCCGCCAAGGACTTCCGCCCTAAACCCTGACTTTCCCATCTTCCCCTCCTTTTCTCTACGCTTGGTTTAATTCGTTGCGGCTGGCACCAGCACTACACGAAATCCGATATCCCGCTCCCGTGCATCGACCGGCGAACTGCGGTTCATCTCCGGTGAAAAATCTCCCGCCGGATACTGCAACCACGATTGCCCCATTGATGCTTTGTTCGCGCCCTCTCCGTCCTGGCACCACTCCCACACGTTGCCGATCAGATCATAAACTCCGTTCTTCGCCGGGAAATAACTTCCCGCCGGAGCCGTGAACATATGCCGGTCATACGAAACATTCTCCGCCAGATTCGCCACCCCGCTCGGCACCGGCCACACATTGCCCCAGAGATGATTCCCCGGTGCATAGCCGCCCTTTAATACCTGCAACCACTCCGCCTGCGTCGGCAATCGGTAACTTGCCTCTTCCAGCACCCGGCCTTTCGACTCCTTGTCCGTCAGCCATTTGCAAAAAGCCGTCGCATCGTTCCAGCTCACTTCGACAACCGGCTCCGACGATGTCTGCTTGAACCCCGGATCGCGCCAACCGGAACCCGCATTGTATCGGACGGAATCATAGAACGCCTGAAAATCCTTCACCCGCGTCTCCCACACGCTCACCCACACATTGCCCACCGGCACGAAACGCATCCCCAGGCTGTTCGTCCACATCGTCATTCCCGGTTGTGGACCCGCATACACTTCTAGCTTCTTCGTCACCTTCACCGC from Verrucomicrobiia bacterium encodes:
- a CDS encoding PQQ-binding-like beta-propeller repeat protein, producing MIRTKASQRILALACTAFFAFTLTSSLHAANWPNWRGPNYDGSSPAKNLPVDFSATNNVAWSVTMPGPSASSPIVWEDKVFVSSLDSRTKGLMAICLDHKTGKELWKEQVGIGIQQDNRSNQASPSPVTNGKIVVFFYGNGDLVAFDLDGKKLWQRNIQKDYGQFAFLWTFSTSPVLYENTLFLQVLQRDVPVNGRGRTDGPNESYLLALEPTTGKEKWRKVRPDQAVSESKEAFSTPVPYEYKGQKQLLIAGGDYISGHDPKNGEILWSWGTWNEAKITHWRLVPTPVAGGGVALACAPKKEPVFAVKLGGKGKLPDASVAWRSERAGPISSDVPTPAFAEGDFFVVSDGNKTLSRVEPATGKIKWTTPLPGKAKYEASPSVADGKVYTMNFKAEVTVLSTATGEVLHTAALGDPTDDTTRSTIAIAGNSIFVRTNGKLYCIGQKQMTSR
- a CDS encoding amylo-alpha-1,6-glucosidase — protein: MQRPQMTPAPGERLVRFVGDRIRFRLQAPAPGGNWRARLRTNLGRAHQLRAEIVAAHFRPLPLAGASWRDIPMQRVGDAWELDLPLTEVGYFKSKAYLIDEHGNQHWPDGADFGLSVQPDWCRSGNTIYCAFPRMFGAGKTLAATIDEAKEAEWKKLDAQGYTIIPPSGKLRDLVAESPHIFETLNARILHLLPVNPTPTTYARFGRYGSPYACEDLTAIDPALVVFDKHTTGVDQFNELTSAVHARGGRVFLDIVLNHTGWGSWLQENHPEWFVRKKDGEFESPGAWGTTWEDLVELDQRFPGLWEHLAEALLTWCRRGVDGFRCDAGYKIPMPVWQYITARVHQEFPDTVFLLEGLGGGWDDTANLLNDGGMQWAYSELFQNFDAAQVSGYLDHCLKQSERVGLLIHYSETHDNNRLAAQGKEWSRHRNRLSAMTSVSGGFGFTCGVEWLAAEKVNVHSSRGMNWNATPNLIAELSSLNQLLADHPCFFDNAKLTRLSAVGAPVYALRRDSNDGKDSVLILANTDQKKAQGIELADLKFLGDMPMELTEKEPATVEGLEKSRWRFELAPGAVHCLAAETLPRGLGGPSYRRKRAQAALAYTALSHVLEEEEIGPVEWPELAAFFAADPVRFLTLAAHVEPDAASKNLIAALRAAPVEQPYSPVIGWTEKDAKRVVIVPPHHWLLVEEKHPFRAWMEAGGQRRIGFQNSVQLDGHHIALFRVNESLGDAVLKLERFGPQPDLITASVRCVNKGPVMAQPLNFQRGQALADGLNAPLVLLTNGRGSMTRMCVDLGRVKSKYDCVLGASLHSEIPVDRHVFLKRLRLWVNADGFITPLDASTLMSFEAGPPAHWRFLCNAGDGRAVEVHLVVDMLEGRNAVALRLQRSSASPALGRPLPRECDVRVTARFDIEDRNFHWETTRNGGADHHFASNITALKDVAGFVFKPANDRQLRVTSDTGSYHPGAEWSQGLPHPVEASRGQSGQGDSYSPGWFDLPLKSGVEVNLLASAELDTEISVSGFIEQRQRNIEEAVASADVAANDAFGRQLAIAAQAYLVKRGNGKTVIAGYPWFLDWGRDSLIAARGYIAAGCAREVMELVKVFGRFEKDGTLPNTIHGEDASNRDTTDAPLWYGVVCEDLAAVMGPAVYTTAVDAHGRTVLEVLRSIAAGYLRGTANGIRVDAETALVWSPSHFTWMDTNYPAGTPREGYPIEIQALWIRLLRLLEKLGTPKADEAWGVIADRATKSLEEFFWNERLGWYADCLRAPAHTSARQAAIDTALRSNCVLAISLGVVKGERARRCVEAVRRWLVVPGALRSLAPLNVDLPLPIHSSSGWLLNDPANPYWGKYEGDEDTRRKPSYHNGTAWTWTFPGFCEAVAVAWNHAPDAVAAARAYLGSMDRMMMEGCIGQIPEVIDGDAPHQQRGCDAQAWGVTEALRVWKVLKARM
- a CDS encoding tetratricopeptide repeat protein; amino-acid sequence: MSVRVLKSLCLAAALAVGGVISFAADTALSLPKTEADWKTYFRDLARNKDANSLFILGTYYATGHPHLSRGKADPAEAFRYYQRAAEAGHAEAQYRLGYCYEKKLGVRVASLEMAHKWYLKAADQELPMAQLRVGEMYLTGEGVAFNGPLAYQYLYKAAERGLPDAQRMVGDCYKMGWGAARDDVKSLMWYIIAAKQDNEKAINNRDTMARFLKNHEVLLAEKAAKDFRPKP